CGGATGGGCCCCCTTTTTAAGAGATCGGCGATTCTAGAGAAAGCAAGCCGATAGGTCAATTTCCAACCAGCCTTTCCTTATGGAAGGTCATTGCGGATCTGTTGCCGGGTTTTGCTTGAAGGCACGGGCAAGAGACACCAACATGAAAAAAAGAAAGAGGCATATAAAAAGCTTTTCTGAAGAACTTATAGAGCTTATGTGGACAACCTTCTGTGGATAACCATCGCAAGGCCACAAATATCGCCATGTACAGAGATTCACAACCTTGTCGGTAACAGGTGCTCTGCTTGTGCCGGTCATGGGTAAAACCTGTGCAGCAAAAGCTAGTTTATCCACAGGCGAATTATCCACAGACCAGAACCCAGGGTTGTGCATAGACCTCAATGGCGTTTATCCACAGGGCTTATTCACAGTGCTGGGGTGCCATTTCTGTCTTTTTTTGGCGTGTCAGCCCCTGTGTCTAGTGCCGCCACGTGTGGATAACTGCTCGCCCGCCCGGTACAATGGCGGTTTGTTTTTGCCTCATCCGGCTTTCAACTCAGGGGATATCCGTGTCAGTGGAACTTTGGCAGCAGTGCGTGGAGCTTCTGCGCGATGAACTGCCTGCCCAGCAATTCAACACCTGGATCCGTCCGCTACAGGTCGAAGCCGAAGGCGACGAGTTGCGCGTCTATGCGCCCAACCGCTTCGTGCTCGACTGGGTTAATGAAAAGTACCTGGGTCGTCTGCTCGAGCTGCTGGGCGAACACGGCAATGGCCTTGCGCCCGCTCTGTCTCTATTAATAGGCAGCCGTCGCAGCTCGGCACCGCGCGCCGCCCCCAACGCGCCAGTCAGCGCAGCGGTCGCCGCGACCATGGCGCAGCAAACACAACAGGCTGCGCAGGTCGTGGTGCCGAGCGAACCCATCGTCGTGCCGGTGGCTGAGCCTGTGCTGAGTGAGGTAGAAGAGCCGTCCAGCCGGGACAGCTTCGACAGCATGAGCGATTCGGGTTCGGTGCCAGCGGCCAGCGGCCGTACCGAACAGCGCACCGTGCAGGTCGAAGGGGCGCTCAAGCACACCAGCTACCTGAACCGCACCTTCACCTTCGAAACCTTCGTGGAAGGCAAGTCGAACCAACTGGCGCGCGCCGCCGCCTGGCAGGTCGCCGACAACCCCAAGCACGGCTACAACCCGCTCTTCCTTTATGGCGGTGTCGGCTTGGGTAAGACGCACTTGATGCACGCTGTGGGTAACCACCTGCTCAAGAAGAACCCGAATGCCAAGGTGGTCTACCTGCATTCCGAGCGTTTCGTCGCCGACATGGTCAAGGCGCTGCAACTCAACGCCATCAACGAGTTCAAGCGCTTCTACCGTTCGGTCGACGCGCTGCTCATCGATGACATCCAGTTCTTCGCCCGCAAGGAGCGTTCGCAGGAGGAGTTTTTCCACACCTTCAACGCCCTGCTCGAAGGTGGCCAGCAGGTGATCCTCACCAGCGACCGCTACCCGAAGGAAATCGAAGGCCTGGAAGAGCGCCTGAAGTCGCGTTTCGGCTGGGGGCTGACGGTGGCCGTCGAGCCGCCGGAGCTGGAAACCCGCGTGGCGATCTTGATGAAGAAGGCCGACCAGGCCAAGGTCGAGCTGCCGCATGACGCCGCGTTCTTCATCGCCCAGCGCATCCGCTCCAACGTGCGTGAACTCGAAGGTGCCCTGAAGCGGGTAATTGCCCACTCGCACTTCATGGGCCGCGATATCACCATCGAGCTGATCCGTGAATCGCTCAAGGATCTGCTGGCGCTGCAGGACAAGCTGGTCAGTGTGGATAACATCCAGCGCACCGTGGCCGAGTACTACAAGATCAAGATCTCCGATCTGCTGTCCAAGCGCCGGTCGCGCTCCGTTGCGCGTCCACGCCAGGTGGCCATGGCGTTGTCGAAAGAGCTGACCAACCACAGTCTGCCGGAGATCGGCGACATGTTTGGCGGCCGCGACCACACCACCGTGCTGCACGCTTGCCGCAAGATCAACGAATTGAAGGAATCCGACGCGGACATCCGCGAGGACTACAAGAACCTGCTGCGCACGCTGACGACCTGATGGCCGTCTGCGCAGCTAATTGAAGGCAAGGGACTAGACCATGCATTTCACCATTCAACGCGAAGCCCTGTTGAAACCCCTGCAACTGGTCGCCGGCGTCGTCGAGCGCCGCCAGACCTTGCCGGTCCTGTCCAACGTCCTGCTGGTCGTGCAAGGCCAGCAGCTGTCGTTGACCGGTACCGACCTGGAAGTCGAACTGGTTGGCCGCGTTCAACTGGAAGAGCCTGCGGAGCCGGGCGAGATTACTGTCCCGGCGCGCAAGCTGATGGACATCTGCAAGAGCCTGCCCAGCGATGCGCTGATCGATATCAAGGTCGATGAGCAGAAGTTGCTGGTCAAGGCCGGTCGCAGCCGTTTCACCTTGTCCACCCTGCCGGCCAATGACTTCCCGACTGTCGAAGAAGGTCCTGGCTCGCTGACCTGCCAGCTGGAGCAGAGCAAACTGCGCCGCCTGATCGAGCGCACCAGCTTCGCCATGGCCCAGCAAGACGTGCGCTACTACCTCAACGGCATGTTGCTGGAAGTGTCCCCCGGCACCCTGCGTGCCGTGGCCACCGACGGTCACCGTTTGGCGTTGTGTGCCATGCAGGCACCGATCGACCAAGCTGATCGCCACCAGGTCATCGTGCCACGCAAAGGTATCCTCGAGCTGGCGCGCCTGCTCACCGATCCGGAAGGTACAGTCAGCATCGTCCTGGGCCAGCACCACATTCGCGCCACCACCGGTGAGTTCACCTTCACCTCCAAGCTGGTCGATGGCAAATTCCCGGACTACGAGCGCGTCCTGCCCAAGGGCGGTGACAAGCTGGTGATCGGCGATCGTCAGGCGCTTCGTGAAGCGTTTAGCCGTACCGCGATCCTGTCCAACGAGAAGTACCGCGGTATCCGCCTGCAACTGGCCGCCGGCCAGCTGAAAATCCAGGCCAACAACCCGGAGCAGGAAGAAGCGGAAGAAGAAATCAGCGTCGACTACAACGGCAGTTCGCTGGAGATTGGTTTCAACGTCAGCTACCTGCTGGACGTGCTGGGCGTCATGACCACTGAACAGGTTCGCCTGATTCTGTCGGATTCCAACAGCAGTGCCCTGCTGCAGGAAGCTGGCAATGACGACTCGTCCTACGTTGTCATGCCGATGCGTCTGTAACCCATAGCTGGCGACATGTCCCTTCGACGTCTTTCGGTCACCGCGGTGCGCAACTTGCACCCGGTGACCCTCTCACCCTCCCCCCGCATCAACATCCTTTACGGCGCCAATGGCAGCGGCAAGACCAGCGTGCTCGAAGCCGTGCACCTGCTGGGTCTTGCTCGATCGTTTCGTAGCACCCGCTTGAACCCGGTCATCCAGTACGAGCAGCAAACCTGCACGGTGTTTGGCCAGGTCGAGTTGGCTGAGGGTGGTACCAGCAATCTCGGGGTATCCCGGGAGCGTCAGGGGGAGTTCACTATCCGCATCGACGGGCAGAATGCGCGCAGCGCCGCGCAGCTGGCCGAAATGCTGCCTCTGCAGTTGATCAACCCGGACAGTTTCCGCCTGCTCGAGGGCGCCCCCAAAGTACGCCGGCAGTTCCTCGATTGGGGCGTGTTCCACGTGGAACCACGTTTCATGGCAACCTGGCAGCGCCTGCAGAAGGCCCTGCGGCAGCGGAACTCATGGCTGCGGCATGGTACACTTGACGCCGTTTCGCAAGCCGCCTGGGATCGGGAGTTATGCCTCGCCAGTGCGGAGATAGATGAATACCGTCGCAATTACATCAAGGCCTTGAAGCCTGTCTTCGAGCGAACCCTGAGCGAGCTGGTCGAACTGGACGGGCTGACCCTGAGCTACTACCGAGGCTGGGACAAGGACCGGGAACTTAACGAAGTCCTGGCGACCTCTCTCCTCCGTGACCAGCAGATGGGCCATACCCAAGCCGGGCCACAGCGTGCTGACCTGCGCCTTCGATTGGGTGCGAACAACGCGGCTGACATTCTCTCGCGGGGCCAGCAGAAGCTGGTGGTGTGCGCC
This genomic stretch from Pseudomonas entomophila L48 harbors:
- the dnaA gene encoding chromosomal replication initiator protein DnaA, with amino-acid sequence MSVELWQQCVELLRDELPAQQFNTWIRPLQVEAEGDELRVYAPNRFVLDWVNEKYLGRLLELLGEHGNGLAPALSLLIGSRRSSAPRAAPNAPVSAAVAATMAQQTQQAAQVVVPSEPIVVPVAEPVLSEVEEPSSRDSFDSMSDSGSVPAASGRTEQRTVQVEGALKHTSYLNRTFTFETFVEGKSNQLARAAAWQVADNPKHGYNPLFLYGGVGLGKTHLMHAVGNHLLKKNPNAKVVYLHSERFVADMVKALQLNAINEFKRFYRSVDALLIDDIQFFARKERSQEEFFHTFNALLEGGQQVILTSDRYPKEIEGLEERLKSRFGWGLTVAVEPPELETRVAILMKKADQAKVELPHDAAFFIAQRIRSNVRELEGALKRVIAHSHFMGRDITIELIRESLKDLLALQDKLVSVDNIQRTVAEYYKIKISDLLSKRRSRSVARPRQVAMALSKELTNHSLPEIGDMFGGRDHTTVLHACRKINELKESDADIREDYKNLLRTLTT
- the dnaN gene encoding DNA polymerase III subunit beta; translated protein: MHFTIQREALLKPLQLVAGVVERRQTLPVLSNVLLVVQGQQLSLTGTDLEVELVGRVQLEEPAEPGEITVPARKLMDICKSLPSDALIDIKVDEQKLLVKAGRSRFTLSTLPANDFPTVEEGPGSLTCQLEQSKLRRLIERTSFAMAQQDVRYYLNGMLLEVSPGTLRAVATDGHRLALCAMQAPIDQADRHQVIVPRKGILELARLLTDPEGTVSIVLGQHHIRATTGEFTFTSKLVDGKFPDYERVLPKGGDKLVIGDRQALREAFSRTAILSNEKYRGIRLQLAAGQLKIQANNPEQEEAEEEISVDYNGSSLEIGFNVSYLLDVLGVMTTEQVRLILSDSNSSALLQEAGNDDSSYVVMPMRL
- the recF gene encoding DNA replication/repair protein RecF (All proteins in this family for which functions are known are DNA-binding proteins that assist the filamentation of RecA onto DNA for the initiation of recombination or recombinational repair.), which produces MSLRRLSVTAVRNLHPVTLSPSPRINILYGANGSGKTSVLEAVHLLGLARSFRSTRLNPVIQYEQQTCTVFGQVELAEGGTSNLGVSRERQGEFTIRIDGQNARSAAQLAEMLPLQLINPDSFRLLEGAPKVRRQFLDWGVFHVEPRFMATWQRLQKALRQRNSWLRHGTLDAVSQAAWDRELCLASAEIDEYRRNYIKALKPVFERTLSELVELDGLTLSYYRGWDKDRELNEVLATSLLRDQQMGHTQAGPQRADLRLRLGANNAADILSRGQQKLVVCALRIAQGHLVSQVRRGQCIYLVDDLPSELDEQHRRALCRLLEELNCQVFITCVDHEFLREGWQTETPVALFHVEQGRITQTHDHRE